From a single Candoia aspera isolate rCanAsp1 chromosome 2, rCanAsp1.hap2, whole genome shotgun sequence genomic region:
- the SWSAP1 gene encoding ATPase SWSAP1, translated as MTLFVYLLKTATVAALIIGRLAEMAGLDWPPFVRASNERFALAMSAGASELELVMVRAVPAGSRPRPLLLLGPTGSGRSTLLFRAALAGASVASSARVLFLAPRPLERLPGGKAAAAGAIQRIHFLYPPSFQELLQLVASLHQTLSSNPSMIVLDGLEEYLNSWSSPSTAAQLVALLLDTSNHFSQKHSHLSVGCQLIVSMRFPGEAGEEAAHFSAIERYFPAQLWLHPDTEEDTSLDNQGLTKLIRAQLFQPGTKDQEWMVKFDAQGNMTTTPLPCKNETEDDTVSGNRPPVSEANTTGPSSQS; from the exons ATGACGTTGTTTGTGTACCTCCTGAAAACGGCTACAGTAGCGGCATTAATAATCGGCCGCCTCGCCGAGATGGCGGGTTTGGATTGGCCGCCGTTCGTCCGGGCGTCTAATGAGCGTTTTGCTCTGGCTATGTCGGCGGGGGCGTCGGAGTTGGAGCTGGTGATGGTGCGAGCGGTACCGGCAGGGTCTCGCCCGCGGCCGCTGCTGCTTCTCGGGCCTACCGGCTCGGGTCGTTCGACACTGTTGTTCCGCGCTGCACTAGCAGGTGCTTCCGTTGCCTCCTCGGCTCGTGTGCTGTTTTTGGCGCCGCGGCCTCTGGAGCGGCTTCCGGGCGGGAAAGCAGCTGCAGCAGGAGCAATCCAG aGAATCCACTTCCTGTACCCACCTTCCTTCCAGGAGCTACTTCAGCTGGTGGCCTCCCTGCACCAAACCTTATCTAGTAACCCCTCCATGATTGTGCTGGATGGTTTGGAAGAGTACCTGAACAGTTGGTCCAGTCCCTCTACAGCAGCCCAGCTTGTGGCCCTGCTGCTGGACACATCTAATCACTTCAGTCAGAAACATAGCCATTTGTCTGTGGGTTGCCAACTGATTGTTTCTATGAGGTTTCCTGGAGAAGCTGGGGAAGAAGCAGCACATTTCTCAGCCATTGAACGCTACTTCCCAGCTCAACTGTGGCTGCATCCAGACACTGAGGAGGACACTAGTTTAGATAACCAAGGTTTAACCAAGTTGATTAGAGCACAACTCTTCCAGCCAGGGACAAAGGAtcaagaatggatggtgaaatttgATGCACAAGGTAACATGACAACCACTCCATTGCCATGCAAAAATGAAACTGAGGATGACACAGTTTCAGGAAATAGGCCGCCTGTTTCTGAAGCCAATACAACTGGGCCTAGCTCTCAGTCTTAA
- the EPOR gene encoding erythropoietin receptor: MEQAWRSIAAFLALLFWASGSFQEGPGNLGAHFNNKVTRLLTEEPLSPKCFTQQLEDLACFWETSELLKEQKKQSTYSFCYKFEEDNSLQSCNLTVENTSRNTTRYTCFFQRQDIAAFSPLEIKVFDGLSPNSTLYTRTIYVERLVFLDPPSNLTVQFMESPGQLNVSWQPPPIAYMENSIRYEVSISPEGYRPQRVESTSGQTYYLLNLKRGTHYTLAVRAKPNGVSYDGYWSEWSQEVLVAIPNDLDPLILTLSVILIVIVLLLAFITLMFNRRFLKKKIWPVIPSPEHEFKDLFTIYKGNFQLWLGHQSTYLWWSQNTHYLEEQPFLVELLSECDGHKVDSPPLPPPLPPKGCTTAELPHTPELSPDDYLVLDEDVVPCCLAGDGSLSLLGSNSSEDSDLAPSEEARVAEPSQASSSFEYTVFDPSSESLSPQGHQTEPQLKSSYQMVSDSGISADYSLVDSNAGPTSLYTNLCDRAPPPFLPAYIACS; encoded by the exons aTGGAGCAGGCCTGGAGATCCATCGCTGCCTTTTTGGCCCTGCTGTTTTGGGCCTCTGGCTCCTTTCAGGAGGGTCCCGGGAACCTTGGTGCTCACTTCAACAACAAAG TTACACGTCTGTTGACAGAAGAGCCCTTGAGCCCCAAGTGTTTCACCCAGCAGCTGGAAGATCTGGCCTGTTTCTGGGAGACATCAGAACTTCTGAAGGAGCAAAAAAAGCAGAGCACATACAGCTTTTGCTACAAGTTTGA GGAAGACAACTCCCTGCAGTCCTGTAATTTGACTGTGGAGAACACATCCAGGAATACAACACGCTACACTTGTTTTTTTCAAAGGCAGGATATCGCAGCTTTCAGCCCCCTGGAGATCAAAGTCTTTGATGGGCTGTCCCCTAACAGCACCCTCTACACCAGAACAATATATGTGGAAAGACTTG TTTTCCTGGACCCCCCCTCTAACCTGACAGTGCAGTTTATGGAGTCCCCTGGGCAGCTGAATGTGAGCTGGCAACCACCCCCCATTGCATACATGGAAAACAGTATCCGCTATGAAGTGTCCATCTCCCCTGAGGGCTACCGACCCCAGCGG GTGGAAAGTACCAGTGGGCAGACATATTACCTCTTGAATCTCAAAAGGGGCACCCACTACACTTTGGCTGTTCGGGCCAAGCCTAACGGAGTCAGCTATGATGGCTATTGGAGTGAGTGGTCACAGGAAGTATTAGTGGCGATACCAAATG ATCTGGACCCGCTCATCCTGACACTCTCTGTCATTTTGATTGTGATTGTTCTGCTTTTGGCTTTCATCACCCTGATGTTTAACCGCAG ATTTTTGAAGAAGAAGATCTGGCCTGTCATACCCTCCCCAGAGCATGAATTCAAAGACCTTTTCACCATCTACAAAGGGAACTTCCAG CTGTGGCTGGGGCATCAGAGCACTTACCTGTGGTGGAGCCAGAATACCCACTATCTGGAGGAGCAGCCATTTTTGGTGGAACTATTATCCGAATGTGACGGCCACAAAGTGGACAGCCCGCCCCTTCCTCCTCCACTTCCCCCCAAGGGCTGCACCACAGCGGAGCTCCCCCATACCCCAGAACTCTCCCCAGATGATTACCTAGTACTGGATGAAGATGTGGTGCCCTGCTGCTTAGCGGGAGATGGCTCCCTGTCTTTGCTGGGCAGCAACAGCAGTGAGGATTCAGACCTGGCGCCTTCTGAAGAAGCAAGAGTTGCAGAGCCCAGCCAAGCTTCCTCTAGCTTTGAGTACACTGTGTTTGACCCCAGTTCTGAAAGCCTCTCTCCACAGGGCCACCAGACAGAGCCCCAGCTCAAAAGCAGCTACCAGATGGTGTCTGACTCCGGCATCTCTGCTGACTACAGCCTTGTAGACTCGAATGCTGGCCCTACCAGCCTGTACACCAACCTCTGCGATAGAGCACCACCACCCTTTCTGCCTGCCTACATTGCATGCTCATAG